From a single Pleurodeles waltl isolate 20211129_DDA chromosome 8, aPleWal1.hap1.20221129, whole genome shotgun sequence genomic region:
- the LOC138249490 gene encoding odorant receptor 131-2-like — translation MENITLLFENATTNNTSAIMARDLRTWLTLTIALLLFLGIFLFFIMLMLHAFFTTAHLREQSRYILFIYTMISDTVNLVTCVLLFLLTFALYVMPVSGCYVVVTIAASTFLSSRNGLAAMALERYVAICFPLRHSMICRIERYWVAIVISSVIGFMPSLIDVMMLSASEKRNVFFQRVLCRRELLIVTPQQAILTFTANATTFTVVALIILYTYLKIMLEAKKISGDKASSKASKTVLLHAIQLLLSLTSFTAPISENLLRNQIFYVRFLNYFLFILLPIFLSPLIYGFRDENIRRHIKNILMSAF, via the coding sequence ATGGAGAACATCACATTGCTATTTGAGAATGCAACCACAAACAACACCAGTGCTATCATGGCCCGTGACCTTAGAACATGGCTCACACTCACCATTGCTCTGTTGCTGTTTTTGGGTATCTTTCTTTTCTTCATCATGCTGATGCTGCACGCCTTCTTTACTACAGCTCACCTGAGGGAACAATCCCGCTACATCCTCTTCATCTACACTATGATCAGTGACACCGTGAACCTTGTCACATGTGTGCTTCTGTTTTTATTGACCTTTGCGTTATACGTAATGCCAGTAAGTGGCTGCTATGTGGTTGTCACTATAGCAGCCTCTACCTTCCTCAGCAGTCGGAATGGCCTGGCAGCGATGGCCCTAGAGCGCTACGTGGCCATTTGCTTCCCACTGAGGCACTCTATGATCTGTCGGATAGAAAGGTACTGGGTGGCAATTGTCATCAGTTCTGTCATTGGATTCATGCCATCTTTAATTGATGTTATGATGCTAAGCGCATCTGAGAAGCGGAACGTTTTCTTTCAAAGAGTATTATGTCGTCGAGAGCTTTTAATAGTGACACCTCAACAAGCAATATTGACTTTTACAGCTAATGCTACTACTTTTACTGTGGTTGCTTTGATAATTCTATACACTTACCTAAAAATTATGCTGGAGGCCAAGAAAATCAGTGGGGACAAAGCTTCATCAAAGGCCAGCAAAACTGTGCTGCTCCATGCTATTCAGCTCCTGCTAAGTTTGACCTCATTTACTGCCCCTATTTCAGAAAATTTACTGAGAAACCAAATTTTCTATGTCAGGTTTTTAAATTACTTTCTATTTATTTTACTTCCAATTTTTCTGAGTCCTTTGATTTATGGATTCCGTGATGAAAACATCAGACGTCACATCAAAAATATACTCATGTCTGCCTTCTAA